A genome region from Thermococcus gorgonarius includes the following:
- a CDS encoding V-type ATP synthase subunit I domain-containing protein, with protein MFDKGRQGITWDYLRERHVEILSELKTLRDWDTVKAIIPEAEELRDYSLLSLQALAALIREFHIEKNALAEKIEKLKQNLDSTRTEMRERDSSLEKRIKSLEANVEELQRKMVLVEGVSSLIPRINELEERLQLGVPEPSKIERQYSKIIEEKVNEIVDRRISEIEGKLFSSLVGTTTELTNSVKGFLEKYEKLVVKNHELKKALEAREEEIRLLKEELEKYREMDRKVKELEKRVLEYEKRSGKLSTVEKRLLEITGAANLEEALSIIKNMKSEYIPKSKVTPLIEELKKLRDKVEKLEEENRKLRDRNEKLAEALKSIIEKSTGEEEE; from the coding sequence ATGTTCGACAAGGGAAGGCAAGGGATAACCTGGGACTACCTCCGGGAAAGGCACGTCGAGATTCTCTCCGAGCTAAAGACGCTTAGGGACTGGGACACAGTAAAGGCCATCATCCCGGAGGCGGAGGAGCTCAGAGACTACTCCCTTCTCTCTCTTCAAGCCCTGGCTGCATTAATAAGGGAGTTCCACATTGAGAAGAACGCACTCGCTGAGAAAATAGAGAAGCTCAAGCAAAATCTGGATTCCACAAGAACAGAAATGCGGGAAAGGGATTCGTCCCTGGAAAAGCGCATCAAATCTTTGGAGGCAAACGTTGAGGAACTCCAGAGAAAGATGGTTCTTGTTGAAGGAGTTAGCAGCCTAATACCAAGGATAAACGAGCTGGAGGAGCGCCTTCAGCTTGGAGTACCCGAGCCATCCAAGATAGAAAGGCAGTACTCGAAAATAATCGAAGAAAAGGTAAACGAGATAGTGGACAGGAGAATATCTGAAATCGAGGGCAAGCTATTCTCCTCGCTGGTCGGAACCACTACTGAACTCACCAATTCAGTCAAAGGCTTTCTGGAGAAATACGAGAAGCTCGTGGTGAAGAACCACGAACTGAAGAAGGCACTTGAAGCCAGGGAGGAGGAAATAAGGCTGCTGAAGGAGGAACTAGAGAAGTACAGGGAAATGGATAGAAAAGTTAAAGAGCTCGAGAAGCGTGTTTTGGAGTACGAAAAACGCTCTGGGAAGCTTTCAACTGTTGAGAAAAGACTCTTGGAGATAACCGGGGCAGCTAACCTGGAAGAGGCCCTTTCAATAATCAAAAACATGAAATCCGAATACATACCGAAATCCAAGGTAACGCCACTTATCGAAGAGCTGAAAAAACTCAGGGACAAAGTTGAAAAACTGGAAGAAGAGAACAGAAAGCTCAGAGACAGGAACGAGAAACTGGCCGAGGCTCTTAAGAGCATCATCGAAAAGAGCACAGGCGAAGAAGAGGAATGA
- a CDS encoding ribonuclease P protein component 4: protein MGKRELRAREQREKKKIAAERVDVLFTLAERVFPYDRDLAKRYVEIALAVQQKAKIRLPRKWKRRYCKKCHSFLVPGVNARVRLRSKPYPHVVIKCLECGNIMRYPYLREKKERRN, encoded by the coding sequence ATGGGTAAAAGGGAACTCAGGGCAAGAGAGCAGAGGGAAAAGAAAAAAATAGCCGCGGAGAGGGTTGACGTTCTCTTCACTCTGGCTGAGAGGGTCTTTCCGTATGATAGAGATCTGGCCAAGAGATATGTTGAGATAGCCCTTGCCGTCCAGCAGAAGGCCAAAATCAGACTCCCCCGGAAGTGGAAGCGGAGATACTGTAAGAAATGCCACTCCTTCCTCGTACCAGGTGTTAACGCGAGAGTCCGGCTCAGGAGCAAACCCTATCCCCACGTTGTAATAAAGTGCCTTGAGTGTGGCAACATAATGCGCTATCCCTATCTGAGGGAGAAAAAGGAAAGACGTAACTAG
- a CDS encoding protein-L-isoaspartate(D-aspartate) O-methyltransferase produces MEDERKKWEKLVEALEIEGIIRDSRVKEAFLKVPRYLFVEGRYRKYAHLDEPLPIPAGQTISAPHMVAIMLQLADLRPGINVLEVGTGSGWNAALIAELVKTDVYTVERIPELVEFARRNLERAGYSDRVHVIPGDGTKGFPPKAPYDRIIVTAGAPEIPKPLIEQLKPGGKLIIPVGSYHLWQDLLEVIKRPNGSIKIKNHGGVAFVPLIGEYGWKE; encoded by the coding sequence ATGGAGGACGAGAGGAAGAAATGGGAAAAGCTGGTCGAAGCCCTTGAGATTGAGGGCATTATACGCGATTCCCGGGTTAAAGAGGCCTTTCTTAAAGTTCCCAGATATCTTTTTGTCGAGGGCAGATACAGAAAATACGCCCATCTGGACGAGCCCCTTCCGATCCCAGCGGGACAGACCATCTCAGCCCCCCACATGGTGGCGATAATGCTTCAGCTGGCCGATTTAAGGCCCGGAATAAACGTTCTGGAGGTCGGAACGGGGAGCGGGTGGAACGCCGCTTTGATAGCCGAGCTCGTAAAGACCGACGTTTACACCGTTGAGAGGATTCCGGAGCTCGTTGAGTTTGCAAGGAGAAATCTGGAGCGCGCTGGCTACTCGGATAGGGTTCACGTGATTCCAGGAGACGGCACCAAGGGCTTTCCACCCAAGGCTCCCTACGACAGGATAATAGTCACCGCCGGAGCACCTGAGATTCCAAAACCGCTGATAGAGCAGCTCAAGCCCGGGGGAAAGCTCATAATCCCAGTGGGGAGCTACCACCTCTGGCAGGATCTCCTGGAGGTTATAAAACGTCCCAACGGCTCGATAAAGATTAAAAACCATGGCGGCGTTGCATTCGTGCCCCTCATCGGGGAGTATGGATGGAAAGAGTAG